One Balnearium lithotrophicum genomic region harbors:
- the queF gene encoding preQ(1) synthase codes for MKREDFGNVSKLGKPTIYEFEYNPQLLERFPNKFPDRVYWVSFNCPEFTTLCPITGQPDFATIYIQYIPDKWLVESKSLKLYLFSFRNARGFHEDTVNKIADDLFELLEPYYIEVYGEFNPRGGISIDPYVQKFKDVDWVKEIAKERFKLHRITPPEIRRNRG; via the coding sequence GTGAAGAGAGAGGACTTCGGTAACGTTTCCAAACTTGGAAAGCCAACCATTTATGAATTCGAATATAATCCACAGCTCCTTGAAAGGTTTCCAAACAAATTCCCTGACAGAGTATACTGGGTATCCTTTAACTGTCCTGAGTTTACCACTCTTTGCCCCATTACTGGACAGCCCGACTTTGCAACTATTTATATTCAGTACATTCCTGATAAGTGGTTAGTTGAGAGTAAATCTTTAAAGCTCTATCTATTTTCCTTTAGAAACGCCAGGGGATTCCATGAGGATACGGTAAACAAGATAGCAGACGACCTTTTTGAACTTTTGGAGCCCTACTACATAGAGGTGTACGGTGAGTTCAATCCAAGAGGGGGTATATCTATAGACCCTTACGTTCAAAAGTTTAAAGACGTTGACTGGGTAAAGGAAATTGCTAAAGAGCGCTTTAAACTTCACAGAATAACTCCTCCAGAGATTAGGAGGAACCGTGGGTAG
- a CDS encoding MTAP family purine nucleoside phosphorylase — protein MGRVFVIGGSSAYLLEKENFGRIIEVKRLDTPYGISNPIYKIEHPNGFIYHFLSRHGEKDYDTTAPFVNYRANIYAAKEIGAEIVVSWSGPGSLREDFKPGDFVVPTDVLDFTKSRKSTFFENGGLGFVRQSPLFCPNVRKALISVLSNLELPFHEIGVYVCTEGPRLETKAEIKMFKNLGADLVGMTLVPEVFLARELELCYGALCYVTNYAEGIKNYEFKGGVLFEGMLREEERKRVDLAVSQFPIIVLKVVEELQKSDRNCPCSRLMERYRRKGKIGNNWKDWLFKL, from the coding sequence GTGGGTAGAGTCTTTGTAATTGGAGGAAGTAGCGCTTATTTGTTGGAAAAAGAGAACTTCGGGCGAATTATTGAAGTTAAGAGACTTGATACTCCGTACGGTATTTCGAACCCTATTTATAAAATTGAGCATCCGAACGGATTTATCTATCACTTCTTGTCAAGACACGGAGAGAAGGACTACGATACAACAGCACCATTTGTTAACTACAGGGCAAACATATATGCTGCAAAGGAGATAGGTGCTGAAATTGTCGTTTCATGGTCAGGCCCTGGTTCTCTGAGGGAAGATTTTAAACCTGGGGATTTTGTGGTTCCAACGGATGTTCTCGACTTTACAAAAAGTCGAAAATCAACATTCTTTGAAAATGGCGGACTTGGATTTGTAAGGCAAAGTCCTCTTTTTTGTCCTAACGTTAGAAAAGCCCTAATTAGTGTTCTTTCAAATTTAGAACTTCCATTTCATGAAATCGGTGTTTACGTCTGTACAGAGGGACCAAGACTTGAAACCAAAGCTGAAATAAAAATGTTTAAAAATTTAGGAGCAGACCTCGTAGGCATGACCCTCGTTCCTGAAGTCTTCCTTGCAAGGGAGTTAGAACTCTGCTACGGAGCTCTCTGCTATGTTACAAATTATGCAGAGGGAATAAAGAACTATGAGTTTAAAGGGGGAGTCCTCTTTGAAGGGATGTTAAGAGAGGAGGAGAGGAAAAGGGTTGATTTAGCAGTGTCTCAATTTCCCATTATTGTTTTAAAAGTAGTTGAGGAGCTCCAAAAGTCCGATAGAAACTGCCCCTGTTCCCGTCTGATGGAAAGGTACAGGAGGAAAGGAAAAATAGGAAATAATTGGAAAGATTGGCTATTCAAGTTATAA
- the rplT gene encoding 50S ribosomal protein L20 — protein sequence MRVKYSPRRKRRKKLKKLTKGYFGGRSRLYRTMKIAVMKSLFYAYQHRRTRKRDFRRLWIARINAAVRPFGINYSRFINGLKKAGIELDRKILADIAVRDPEAFKVIVEKAKAAL from the coding sequence ATGAGAGTAAAGTACAGTCCAAGAAGAAAGAGAAGGAAAAAGCTGAAGAAGTTAACGAAAGGGTACTTTGGAGGCCGTTCAAGGCTCTACAGAACTATGAAAATTGCTGTAATGAAGTCTCTCTTCTACGCATACCAACACAGAAGAACAAGGAAGAGGGACTTCAGAAGGCTCTGGATTGCCCGTATCAATGCTGCAGTTAGACCCTTTGGAATTAACTACAGCAGGTTTATTAACGGTCTCAAAAAAGCAGGTATTGAACTTGATAGAAAAATCCTTGCAGACATTGCTGTAAGGGACCCAGAAGCCTTTAAAGTAATTGTTGAAAAGGCAAAAGCCGCCCTTTAA
- the rpmI gene encoding 50S ribosomal protein L35 translates to MPKIKTRRSAAKRVKVTASGKIKHWSPGKSHILTKKSRKRKRKLRKAKYLEGAQAANYKQLVIYM, encoded by the coding sequence ATGCCTAAGATTAAAACTCGTAGGTCTGCAGCTAAAAGGGTTAAAGTTACTGCGTCGGGAAAAATCAAGCACTGGTCTCCCGGAAAGAGCCACATCCTTACTAAAAAGAGCAGGAAGAGGAAAAGAAAGTTAAGGAAGGCCAAGTACTTAGAAGGAGCACAGGCAGCAAACTACAAACAACTTGTAATCTACATGTAA
- the infC gene encoding translation initiation factor IF-3, protein MNEKIRAREVLVIDENGQKLGVMPTREALNLARERGLDLVEVSPNANPPVCRIMDFGKYKYQMQKKMHEAKKRQKTIEVKTVKIRPRTDEHDMQVRIKQVRKFLEKGNKVKAIVMFRGREQAHVDLGEAQLLKIYDAVKDIAEMERKPKKEGRDMIMILAPKKN, encoded by the coding sequence GTGAACGAGAAAATAAGGGCAAGGGAAGTTTTGGTCATTGATGAAAACGGTCAAAAGTTGGGGGTAATGCCTACGCGGGAAGCTCTAAACTTGGCCAGAGAGAGAGGGCTTGACCTTGTGGAGGTTTCACCAAATGCCAATCCTCCAGTTTGCAGGATAATGGACTTTGGAAAGTACAAGTACCAGATGCAGAAGAAGATGCACGAAGCAAAGAAGAGGCAGAAAACAATTGAAGTTAAGACGGTAAAGATTCGTCCGAGAACAGATGAGCACGATATGCAGGTAAGAATTAAACAGGTGAGGAAGTTTTTAGAGAAGGGAAACAAGGTTAAGGCAATTGTTATGTTTAGGGGAAGGGAACAGGCACACGTTGACCTCGGAGAGGCCCAACTTTTGAAGATATACGATGCTGTTAAGGATATTGCAGAGATGGAGAGAAAGCCAAAGAAGGAAGGTAGGGACATGATAATGATACTTGCCCCCAAGAAGAATTGA
- the thrS gene encoding threonine--tRNA ligase, producing the protein MIVIELPDGSKLEFDRETNVKEIAGRISKSLEKNAVGALFNGELIDVHTPIKESGRIRIITQKDPESLQILRHSAAHILAKAVKRIYGYDNVKLGIGPATEEGFYYDFDLPVSISEEDLPKIEEEMRKIVQSKEPFRREVVSRERARELFKDDPYKLELLESIPEDEEVTIYWLGEDFFDLCKGPHVEHSGLVKAFKLLSVAGAYWRGDSRNKMLQRIYGTAFWKKKDLDEYLHRLEEAKKRDHRILGKQLDLFGIYEEAGPGLVFWHPNGSVVRQEIERWVEEEHRKRGYQRIYTPHIMKADLWKTSGHYNFYRENMFFVPVVEHDEEERLGNDEVPLTCEEIERANWYAVKPMNCPGHILIYKSQVRSYRDLPIRYFEFGTVYRYEKSGSLHGLLRVRGFTQDDGHIFCRPDQLKEEIQGVLDYVMELLSIFQLDYVINIGTKPEKYIGSDEAWEHATNALIEALKERGFDYNIVEGDGAFYGPKIDIAVLDAIGRKWDGPTIQVDFNLPERFDLTYVDRDGQKKRPVMVHRAIMGSIERFIGLLIEHYAGLFPTWLAPTQVVIIPVSDKFLDYADEVYRKLKEAGIRVKLDDESAKVGYKIRKAETMKIPYMLIVGQKEQDSGTVSVRSKREGELGSMEIAQFLDKITREIREKK; encoded by the coding sequence ATGATTGTTATAGAGCTCCCCGACGGAAGTAAATTGGAGTTTGATAGGGAAACAAACGTTAAAGAGATAGCAGGGAGAATTTCAAAGAGTTTAGAGAAAAACGCCGTTGGAGCCCTTTTCAATGGAGAGTTAATAGATGTCCACACTCCCATTAAGGAGAGTGGGAGGATAAGAATAATAACTCAAAAGGACCCTGAATCCCTTCAAATTCTGAGACACAGTGCTGCCCACATCCTTGCAAAGGCCGTTAAGAGAATCTACGGCTACGATAACGTTAAGTTGGGAATAGGACCTGCAACAGAGGAGGGTTTCTACTACGACTTTGACCTTCCCGTCTCAATATCCGAAGAGGATTTACCTAAGATAGAAGAGGAGATGAGGAAGATTGTCCAGTCAAAGGAGCCCTTCAGGAGGGAGGTTGTATCAAGGGAAAGGGCAAGGGAGCTCTTCAAGGATGACCCCTACAAGTTGGAACTTCTTGAATCGATACCTGAGGATGAGGAAGTAACAATCTACTGGTTGGGAGAGGATTTCTTTGACCTCTGCAAAGGTCCCCACGTTGAACACTCTGGCCTTGTAAAGGCATTTAAACTTTTATCTGTTGCTGGGGCTTACTGGAGGGGGGATTCAAGGAACAAGATGCTCCAGAGGATATACGGAACCGCCTTCTGGAAGAAGAAGGACCTTGACGAGTACCTTCACAGGTTGGAGGAGGCTAAAAAGAGGGACCACAGGATTCTTGGAAAGCAGCTTGACCTCTTTGGAATCTACGAGGAGGCCGGACCGGGACTTGTATTCTGGCATCCAAACGGTTCAGTTGTCAGACAGGAGATTGAAAGGTGGGTTGAGGAGGAGCACAGAAAGAGGGGTTACCAGCGTATCTACACTCCCCACATAATGAAGGCCGACCTCTGGAAGACATCAGGACACTACAACTTCTACAGGGAAAACATGTTCTTTGTTCCCGTTGTTGAGCATGATGAAGAGGAGAGATTAGGAAACGATGAAGTTCCTCTCACGTGTGAGGAGATAGAGAGGGCAAACTGGTACGCCGTTAAGCCGATGAACTGTCCCGGACACATTCTGATTTACAAGTCTCAGGTTAGGAGTTACAGGGATTTACCCATAAGGTACTTTGAGTTTGGAACGGTTTACAGGTACGAAAAGAGCGGGTCTCTTCATGGCCTGTTAAGGGTTAGGGGATTTACTCAGGACGATGGACACATATTCTGCCGTCCGGACCAGCTCAAGGAGGAGATTCAGGGAGTTCTTGACTACGTGATGGAGCTCCTATCGATATTCCAGCTTGACTACGTAATCAACATAGGAACAAAGCCTGAAAAGTACATCGGAAGTGACGAAGCATGGGAACACGCAACGAACGCCCTGATAGAGGCACTAAAGGAGAGGGGATTTGACTATAACATCGTTGAAGGGGATGGAGCCTTTTACGGGCCTAAGATTGACATAGCGGTTTTAGATGCAATCGGTAGAAAGTGGGACGGTCCTACCATTCAGGTTGACTTTAACCTCCCAGAAAGGTTCGATTTGACCTACGTTGACAGGGACGGACAGAAGAAGAGACCTGTTATGGTTCACAGGGCCATAATGGGAAGTATAGAGAGATTTATAGGTCTTCTCATAGAGCACTATGCTGGACTCTTTCCAACGTGGTTAGCTCCTACTCAGGTGGTAATCATTCCTGTTAGTGATAAATTCTTAGATTATGCCGATGAAGTTTACAGGAAGTTAAAGGAGGCTGGAATCAGAGTAAAACTTGACGATGAGAGTGCAAAGGTCGGCTATAAGATTAGAAAGGCAGAAACAATGAAGATTCCATACATGTTGATAGTTGGTCAGAAAGAGCAGGATTCTGGGACAGTTTCTGTCCGTTCAAAGAGGGAAGGGGAGCTTGGAAGTATGGAGATTGCCCAATTTTTAGATAAAATCACAAGGGAAATTAGAGAAAAGAAATAA
- a CDS encoding peptidoglycan D,D-transpeptidase FtsI family protein, translated as MKFRSILKFFERIHKFFKPFKDERLNNFLFFSLLLVLLYSVRILELSYFKGDYWINKVSKQFEGRIKISPPRGDILDRNGTILAASQKVVSFYVRPLYIKDRELFKRIILRDRDTLKVYAEKKGISLEKILKLLSPLSQIRKSDLERAYKKGYITVNTKRGRVKVSFIWLKKNLSLPIDEASRAVRLALRIYFFLSKENPFKVPYPDLLGFTTEYKRVYPYSVGSTVVGITSPFGEGISGLEYYLEKKKLIVGKPIELSGKKDYRGKVYLGKRATVFVTKEKGKNVELTIDGNLQYIVEEIISKYGEKWNPDFINAVLMDVRSGEILAAASWPFYDYDKPKKSYPLTPRYAVAPYEPGSVMKPLVLAAALNEGLITPDTVFFCPANFKVGDKVFHNEFHGRDVKLRAWEIIEYSDNVGIIQVGQLLGKKKLYDYYKRFGFGEKTGVELPGESPGILRDWRKWRDVDFATLTFGHNISVTTLQLAAAYSALVNGGIYYKPHFLKAVVDDKGRVLKIFKPVPERRVISEKVSKEMRKILTMVVEGGTGVKTKFENFYVGGKTGTALRYNPKIHGYDKTKINATFAGFFPSTNPKYVLVVTVVEPKVPKNMLWASKIAVPIFRDIAERTLLYERTVPDRRKYYIDDSGNLTYREINTNFVLTNGLQQKEK; from the coding sequence ATGAAATTTAGGTCTATTCTAAAGTTTTTTGAAAGGATACACAAATTTTTCAAACCGTTTAAGGATGAAAGGCTAAACAATTTTTTGTTCTTTTCCCTTCTGTTGGTTCTTCTCTACTCGGTCAGAATATTGGAGCTCTCCTACTTTAAAGGTGATTACTGGATAAACAAGGTCTCCAAACAGTTTGAAGGAAGGATAAAGATATCCCCTCCCAGGGGAGACATATTGGATAGAAACGGAACGATTTTAGCTGCAAGCCAAAAAGTTGTCTCCTTCTATGTAAGACCTCTCTACATAAAGGATAGAGAACTTTTTAAGAGAATAATTCTAAGGGATAGAGATACGTTAAAAGTGTACGCAGAAAAGAAGGGAATTTCCCTTGAGAAAATCTTAAAGCTATTATCTCCCCTTTCACAAATAAGGAAATCCGATTTAGAAAGAGCGTACAAAAAGGGATACATTACGGTAAATACCAAGAGAGGTAGGGTTAAAGTATCCTTTATTTGGCTAAAAAAGAACCTATCCCTTCCGATTGATGAGGCATCAAGGGCCGTTAGACTTGCTTTAAGAATTTACTTTTTCCTGTCTAAGGAAAATCCCTTTAAGGTTCCCTATCCAGACCTCTTAGGTTTTACAACGGAATATAAGAGGGTCTACCCCTACAGCGTTGGTTCAACAGTTGTGGGGATTACAAGTCCGTTTGGAGAGGGAATATCTGGACTTGAATACTACTTAGAGAAGAAGAAACTAATAGTTGGAAAACCCATTGAACTTTCTGGAAAAAAAGACTACAGGGGAAAAGTTTACTTGGGGAAGAGGGCTACGGTATTTGTTACAAAGGAGAAGGGAAAGAACGTTGAGCTTACAATAGATGGAAATCTACAGTACATTGTGGAAGAGATAATTTCTAAGTATGGAGAAAAGTGGAATCCTGACTTTATAAATGCAGTTTTGATGGATGTAAGAAGTGGCGAAATCTTAGCTGCTGCCTCCTGGCCCTTCTACGATTACGATAAACCAAAAAAAAGTTATCCCCTTACTCCCCGTTACGCTGTAGCTCCTTACGAACCCGGTTCTGTAATGAAACCTCTCGTATTAGCTGCGGCACTGAACGAGGGATTAATAACTCCCGATACGGTTTTCTTCTGTCCGGCAAACTTTAAGGTTGGAGACAAAGTTTTCCACAACGAATTTCACGGAAGGGATGTAAAGCTGAGGGCTTGGGAGATAATAGAGTATTCCGATAACGTTGGTATTATTCAGGTCGGCCAGCTTTTAGGTAAGAAGAAACTCTACGATTACTACAAAAGGTTTGGATTTGGTGAGAAAACGGGGGTGGAGCTCCCCGGAGAGAGTCCGGGAATTTTAAGGGACTGGAGAAAGTGGAGGGATGTTGACTTTGCAACACTTACTTTTGGACACAACATATCGGTTACAACGCTTCAGCTTGCCGCAGCTTACTCTGCTCTTGTTAACGGTGGAATCTACTACAAGCCCCACTTCTTAAAAGCAGTTGTTGATGATAAAGGTAGAGTATTAAAGATATTTAAACCGGTTCCTGAGAGGAGGGTAATATCTGAGAAGGTTTCTAAGGAAATGAGGAAAATTCTTACAATGGTTGTTGAAGGAGGAACAGGGGTAAAAACAAAGTTTGAAAACTTCTACGTAGGAGGAAAGACGGGAACTGCTTTGAGGTACAACCCCAAGATACACGGATACGATAAGACAAAAATAAATGCAACATTTGCAGGTTTTTTCCCTTCAACAAATCCTAAGTACGTTCTTGTTGTAACGGTAGTGGAACCAAAAGTTCCTAAAAACATGCTCTGGGCAAGTAAAATTGCAGTTCCGATTTTCAGGGATATTGCGGAGAGGACTCTGCTTTACGAAAGAACCGTTCCTGATAGGAGAAAGTACTACATAGACGATTCAGGAAATTTAACATACAGGGAAATTAATACGAACTTTGTACTGACAAACGGACTTCAGCAAAAGGAAAAGTAG